Proteins from a single region of Lates calcarifer isolate ASB-BC8 linkage group LG19, TLL_Latcal_v3, whole genome shotgun sequence:
- the ckba gene encoding creatine kinase, brain a isoform X3, with protein MARLMVKRLSAEDEFPDLSQHNNHMAKFLTQDMYKKLRERATPNGFTIDGVIQTGVDNPGHPFIMTVGCVAGDEETYEVFKELLDPVIEDRHGGYKPTDKHKTDLNPDNLKGGDDLDPNYVLSSRVRTGRSIRGFCLPPHCSRGERRAVEKLSIEALASLSGDLKGKYYALKNMTDAEQQQLIDDHFLFDKPVSPLLLASGMARDWPDARGIWHNDNKTFLVWVNEEDHLRVISMQKGGNMKEVFNRFCTGLTKIESLFKDRGHAFMWNEHLGYVLTCPSNLGTGLRAGVHVKLPNMSKHAKFEEVLKRLRLQKRGTGGVDTAAVGGVFDISNADRLGFSEVELVQMVVDGIKLLIEMEKKLEKGQSIDDLMPCPEVKPSKHLNTSALAPLSLPLLPLFPLPSV; from the exons ATGGCCAGGCTGATGGTGAAGAGGCTGTCAGCTGAGGACGAGTTCCCAGATCTCAGTCAGCACAACAACCACATGGCCAAGTTCTTAACCCAGGACATGTACaagaagctgagagagagggcTACACCCAACGGCTTCACCATAGATGGTGTCATTCAGACAGGGGTTGATAATCCTG GCCACCCCTTCATCATGACCGTGGGCTGTGTCGCTGGAGACGAGGAGACATACGAGGTCTTCAAGGAGCTGCTGGACCCCGTGATCGAGGACAGACATGGAGGATACAAACCCACAGACAAGCACAAGACCGACCTCAACCCAGACAACCTGAAG GGTGGCGACGACCTCGACCCCAACTACGTTCTGAGCTCCCGTGTCCGAACAGGACGCAGCATCCGCGGCTTCTGCCTGCCgccacactgcagcagaggagagaggcgCGCTGTGGAGAAGCTCTCCATCGAAG CTCTGGCCTCCCTGAGTGGAGACCTGAAGGGGAAATACTACGCCCTGAAGAACATGACGgatgctgagcagcagcagctcatcgACGACCACTTCCTGTTCGACAagccagtgtctcctctgctgctggccTCAGGGATGGCCCGCGACTGGCCCGACGCCAGGGGCATCTG GCACAACGACAACAAGACATTCCTGGTGTGGGTGAACGAGGAGGACCACCTGCGTGTGATCTCTATGCAGAAAGGAGGCAACATGAAGGAAGTGTTCAACCGCTTCTGTACCGGACTCACCAAG ATCGAGAGCCTGTTCAAGGACAGAGGCCACGCCTTCATGTGGAACGAGCACCTGGGCTACGTCCTCACCTGCCCGTCCAACCTGGGCACCGGCCTGCGCGCAGGTGTGCACGTGAAGCTGCCCAACATGAGCAAACACGCCAAGTTCGAGGAGGTTCTCAAGAGGCTGAGGCTCCAGAAACGTGGAACTG GTGGCGTGGACACAGCTGCTGTGGGCGGAGTGTTTGACATCTCTAACGCTGACAGACTGGGCTTCTCTGAGGTGGAGCTGGTGCAGATGGTGGTCGATGGAATCAAGCTGCTGATCGAGATGGAGAAGAAGCTGGAGAAAGGCCAGTCCATCGATGACCTGATGCCCTGCCCAGAAGTAAAGCCATCCAAACACCTAAACACCTCAGCTCTCGCCCCTTTatcccttcccctcctccccctcttccctctcccctctgtctGA
- the ckba gene encoding creatine kinase, brain a isoform X2, with translation MSDNLEKLSEGMARLMVKRLSAEDEFPDLSQHNNHMAKFLTQDMYKKLRERATPNGFTIDGVIQTGVDNPGHPFIMTVGCVAGDEETYEVFKELLDPVIEDRHGGYKPTDKHKTDLNPDNLKGGDDLDPNYVLSSRVRTGRSIRGFCLPPHCSRGERRAVEKLSIEALASLSGDLKGKYYALKNMTDAEQQQLIDDHFLFDKPVSPLLLASGMARDWPDARGIWHNDNKTFLVWVNEEDHLRVISMQKGGNMKEVFNRFCTGLTKIESLFKDRGHAFMWNEHLGYVLTCPSNLGTGLRAGVHVKLPNMSKHAKFEEVLKRLRLQKRGTGGVDTAAVGGVFDISNADRLGFSEVELVQMVVDGIKLLIEMEKKLEKGQSIDDLMPCPEVKPSKHLNTSALAPLSLPLLPLFPLPSV, from the exons ATGTCAGACAACTTAGAGAAGCT ctcTGAGGGTATGGCCAGGCTGATGGTGAAGAGGCTGTCAGCTGAGGACGAGTTCCCAGATCTCAGTCAGCACAACAACCACATGGCCAAGTTCTTAACCCAGGACATGTACaagaagctgagagagagggcTACACCCAACGGCTTCACCATAGATGGTGTCATTCAGACAGGGGTTGATAATCCTG GCCACCCCTTCATCATGACCGTGGGCTGTGTCGCTGGAGACGAGGAGACATACGAGGTCTTCAAGGAGCTGCTGGACCCCGTGATCGAGGACAGACATGGAGGATACAAACCCACAGACAAGCACAAGACCGACCTCAACCCAGACAACCTGAAG GGTGGCGACGACCTCGACCCCAACTACGTTCTGAGCTCCCGTGTCCGAACAGGACGCAGCATCCGCGGCTTCTGCCTGCCgccacactgcagcagaggagagaggcgCGCTGTGGAGAAGCTCTCCATCGAAG CTCTGGCCTCCCTGAGTGGAGACCTGAAGGGGAAATACTACGCCCTGAAGAACATGACGgatgctgagcagcagcagctcatcgACGACCACTTCCTGTTCGACAagccagtgtctcctctgctgctggccTCAGGGATGGCCCGCGACTGGCCCGACGCCAGGGGCATCTG GCACAACGACAACAAGACATTCCTGGTGTGGGTGAACGAGGAGGACCACCTGCGTGTGATCTCTATGCAGAAAGGAGGCAACATGAAGGAAGTGTTCAACCGCTTCTGTACCGGACTCACCAAG ATCGAGAGCCTGTTCAAGGACAGAGGCCACGCCTTCATGTGGAACGAGCACCTGGGCTACGTCCTCACCTGCCCGTCCAACCTGGGCACCGGCCTGCGCGCAGGTGTGCACGTGAAGCTGCCCAACATGAGCAAACACGCCAAGTTCGAGGAGGTTCTCAAGAGGCTGAGGCTCCAGAAACGTGGAACTG GTGGCGTGGACACAGCTGCTGTGGGCGGAGTGTTTGACATCTCTAACGCTGACAGACTGGGCTTCTCTGAGGTGGAGCTGGTGCAGATGGTGGTCGATGGAATCAAGCTGCTGATCGAGATGGAGAAGAAGCTGGAGAAAGGCCAGTCCATCGATGACCTGATGCCCTGCCCAGAAGTAAAGCCATCCAAACACCTAAACACCTCAGCTCTCGCCCCTTTatcccttcccctcctccccctcttccctctcccctctgtctGA
- the ckba gene encoding creatine kinase, brain a isoform X1 has product MPFGNTHNQLKMKFTPEQEYPDLSKHNNHMAKVLTPAMYERLRSKQTPSGFTLDDVIQTGVDNPGHPFIMTVGCVAGDEETYEVFKELLDPVIEDRHGGYKPTDKHKTDLNPDNLKGGDDLDPNYVLSSRVRTGRSIRGFCLPPHCSRGERRAVEKLSIEALASLSGDLKGKYYALKNMTDAEQQQLIDDHFLFDKPVSPLLLASGMARDWPDARGIWHNDNKTFLVWVNEEDHLRVISMQKGGNMKEVFNRFCTGLTKIESLFKDRGHAFMWNEHLGYVLTCPSNLGTGLRAGVHVKLPNMSKHAKFEEVLKRLRLQKRGTGGVDTAAVGGVFDISNADRLGFSEVELVQMVVDGIKLLIEMEKKLEKGQSIDDLMPCPEVKPSKHLNTSALAPLSLPLLPLFPLPSV; this is encoded by the exons ATGCCTTTCGGTAACACGCACAACCAGCTGAAGATGAAATTCACTCCGGAGCAGGAATACCCGGACCTCAGCAAACACAACAATCATATGGCCAAGGTCCTGACTCCTGCTATGTACGAGCGGCTGAGGAGCAAACAGACACCCAGTGGATTTACTCTGGATGATGTCATTCAGACTGGGGTTGATAACCCAG GCCACCCCTTCATCATGACCGTGGGCTGTGTCGCTGGAGACGAGGAGACATACGAGGTCTTCAAGGAGCTGCTGGACCCCGTGATCGAGGACAGACATGGAGGATACAAACCCACAGACAAGCACAAGACCGACCTCAACCCAGACAACCTGAAG GGTGGCGACGACCTCGACCCCAACTACGTTCTGAGCTCCCGTGTCCGAACAGGACGCAGCATCCGCGGCTTCTGCCTGCCgccacactgcagcagaggagagaggcgCGCTGTGGAGAAGCTCTCCATCGAAG CTCTGGCCTCCCTGAGTGGAGACCTGAAGGGGAAATACTACGCCCTGAAGAACATGACGgatgctgagcagcagcagctcatcgACGACCACTTCCTGTTCGACAagccagtgtctcctctgctgctggccTCAGGGATGGCCCGCGACTGGCCCGACGCCAGGGGCATCTG GCACAACGACAACAAGACATTCCTGGTGTGGGTGAACGAGGAGGACCACCTGCGTGTGATCTCTATGCAGAAAGGAGGCAACATGAAGGAAGTGTTCAACCGCTTCTGTACCGGACTCACCAAG ATCGAGAGCCTGTTCAAGGACAGAGGCCACGCCTTCATGTGGAACGAGCACCTGGGCTACGTCCTCACCTGCCCGTCCAACCTGGGCACCGGCCTGCGCGCAGGTGTGCACGTGAAGCTGCCCAACATGAGCAAACACGCCAAGTTCGAGGAGGTTCTCAAGAGGCTGAGGCTCCAGAAACGTGGAACTG GTGGCGTGGACACAGCTGCTGTGGGCGGAGTGTTTGACATCTCTAACGCTGACAGACTGGGCTTCTCTGAGGTGGAGCTGGTGCAGATGGTGGTCGATGGAATCAAGCTGCTGATCGAGATGGAGAAGAAGCTGGAGAAAGGCCAGTCCATCGATGACCTGATGCCCTGCCCAGAAGTAAAGCCATCCAAACACCTAAACACCTCAGCTCTCGCCCCTTTatcccttcccctcctccccctcttccctctcccctctgtctGA